The Hypanus sabinus isolate sHypSab1 chromosome 3, sHypSab1.hap1, whole genome shotgun sequence genome contains a region encoding:
- the elmod1 gene encoding ELMO domain-containing protein 1 isoform X3, giving the protein MKQIKLQLPRLYLICSTGHEQVLQSAVFAQMDDIEKTVDNIMQLKKINPDTNPQFGISLQACLLQIVGYTRLITEVEKLRKDQYDSENPHHEEMLMKLWTSLRPDVTLDGRISKQWCEIGFQGDDPKTDFRGMGMLGLYNLVFFAEHDNVTARRVLFDSHQPKYRQLTKEDVSKLNKKELEKKKIDQAIGFSFAIVGINITDLAYSLLISGSLKTHLYNVAPESPSLFHFHKVFCYLMHEFHKFWVEEDPLDIMEFNRVREKFHKRIIKQLQNPDMTLCPHFAASEGLMNL; this is encoded by the exons ATGAA ACAGATTAAGCTGCAACTACCCAGACTGTATTTGATTTGTTCAACAGGACATGAACAG GTACTCCAGTCAGCTGTATTTGCCCAAATGGATGATATAGAAAAGACTGTTGATAACATAATGCAGCTGAAAAAGATTAATCCTGACACCAATCCACA GTTTGGAATTTCTCTGCAGGCCTGTCTCCTACAGATTGTAGGATATACAAGATTGATTACAGAAGTGGAAAAACTCCGCAAAGATCAATATGATTCAGAAAATCCACATCATGAAGAAATGTTAATGAAG CTGTGGACCTCCCTTCGTCCTGATGTAACATTGGATGGTCGAATTAGTAAGCAGTGGTGTGAAATAGGTTTCCAAGGTGATGACCCAAAGACGGACTTCAGAGGAATGGGAATGTTGGGGTTATATAATTTGGT ATTTTTTGCAGAACATGACAATGTAACTGCTCGCCGAGTTCTCTTTGATTCTCACCAGCCAAAGTATAG GCAACTAACTAAAGAAGATGTAAG CAAATTGAATAAAAAAGAgttagaaaagaaaaaaattgatCAAGCAATTGG GTTTTCATTTGCTATAGTAGGAATTAATATAACTGACCTTGCATATTCTCTGCTTATAAGTGGATCATTGAAGACCCATTTGTATAATGTTGCTCCTGAATCACCATCACTCTTTCACTTCCACAAAGTcttct GCTACCTGATGCATGAGTTTCATAAATTCTGGGTTGAAGAGGATCCTCTTGATATAATGGAATTTAATCGTGTTCGAGAGAAGTTCCACAAGCGGATTATAAAACAGCTTCAAAACCCAGACATGACCTTGTGCCCCCATTTTGCAGCTTCTGAGGGTCTAATGAATCTGTAA